A genome region from Thalassotalea euphylliae includes the following:
- the truA gene encoding tRNA pseudouridine(38-40) synthase TruA, giving the protein MRYALGIEYDGTKYCGWQKQNHSPSVQETLEKSLSRIADEPIEVVCAGRTDTGVNATNQVIHFDTSKTRKDVAWTLGVNTNLPKDIAVRWVKSVDEDFHARFSASARRYRYVINNSPFRPAILSTGVTFCHHPLDEKAMHQAAQLLVGENDFTSFRTVHCQANSPVRTLYHCNVTRVGDFLVLDVKGNAFLHHMIRNIAGSLMRVGRGLETIDWIAEVLAAKNRCVAGMTANAGGLYFVDVDYPEQFAIPKRPLGPLFLPD; this is encoded by the coding sequence ATGCGGTACGCGCTCGGTATAGAATACGACGGCACAAAATATTGTGGTTGGCAAAAACAGAATCACTCACCTAGTGTGCAAGAAACACTAGAAAAATCGTTGTCACGTATCGCCGATGAACCAATAGAAGTCGTTTGTGCAGGTCGCACCGATACCGGTGTTAATGCCACCAATCAGGTGATTCATTTTGACACAAGCAAAACTCGAAAAGATGTTGCTTGGACGCTTGGGGTGAACACTAACTTACCAAAAGATATCGCTGTGCGTTGGGTTAAATCAGTCGATGAAGATTTTCACGCCAGATTTAGCGCAAGCGCAAGGCGCTATCGCTACGTCATCAATAATTCGCCATTTAGACCTGCAATTCTTTCAACCGGTGTTACCTTTTGTCACCATCCGTTGGATGAAAAAGCGATGCATCAAGCGGCGCAACTATTGGTTGGCGAGAATGACTTTACTTCGTTCCGCACTGTACATTGTCAAGCCAATTCACCCGTGCGTACCCTGTACCATTGCAATGTTACGCGGGTCGGTGATTTTCTGGTGTTAGACGTAAAAGGCAATGCCTTTCTGCATCATATGATCCGCAATATTGCCGGTAGTTTAATGCGTGTCGGTCGCGGCTTAGAAACCATCGACTGGATAGCAGAAGTACTGGCGGCTAAAAATCGTTGTGTCGCTGGCATGACGGCAAATGCTGGTGGCTTATACTTTGTGGACGTGGATTATCCAGAGCAGTTTGCTATTCCAAAGCGCCCACTTGGACCACTCTTTTTGCCAGATTAA
- the accD gene encoding acetyl-CoA carboxylase, carboxyltransferase subunit beta, translated as MSWIEKILPKAKGTQKRNIPEGVWTKCSACNAVLYKAEVERQQFVCPKCDHHMRISARKRIESFLDQGERVEIGADLEPQDILKFKDSKRYKDRISSAQKSTGEKDALVVMRGELNGMPVVATAFEFSFLGGSMASVVGARFVQAAEYCLEHNLPLICFSASGGARMQEALFSLMQMAKTSAALAKMSEKGLPYVSVLTDPTMGGVSASLAMLGDINVAEPKALIGFAGPRVIEQTVREKLPEGFQRSEFLLEKGAIDMIVDRREMRATLGRMLAKFTGQPSLEQADSSSVEQPKIEEPEAE; from the coding sequence ATGAGCTGGATAGAAAAGATTCTCCCAAAAGCAAAGGGAACACAAAAAAGAAACATTCCAGAAGGCGTGTGGACAAAATGTAGTGCTTGTAACGCCGTACTGTATAAAGCTGAAGTAGAACGTCAGCAGTTTGTTTGTCCAAAGTGTGATCACCATATGCGCATCTCGGCGCGTAAACGCATTGAAAGCTTCCTCGACCAAGGCGAGCGCGTTGAAATTGGTGCAGATCTAGAGCCACAAGATATTCTTAAGTTTAAAGACTCTAAACGTTATAAAGATCGTATTTCATCGGCGCAAAAATCAACCGGTGAGAAAGATGCTTTAGTGGTCATGCGTGGTGAGCTTAATGGCATGCCTGTCGTTGCTACCGCATTTGAATTCTCTTTCCTTGGCGGTTCAATGGCATCTGTTGTTGGTGCTCGTTTTGTACAAGCTGCAGAGTACTGTTTAGAGCACAATCTGCCGTTGATTTGTTTTTCTGCCAGTGGCGGCGCACGTATGCAAGAGGCATTGTTCTCGTTAATGCAGATGGCAAAAACCAGTGCCGCATTGGCCAAAATGAGCGAGAAAGGCTTGCCTTATGTGTCTGTACTGACTGACCCAACCATGGGCGGTGTATCGGCAAGTTTAGCAATGCTAGGCGATATTAATGTTGCTGAGCCGAAAGCACTAATTGGTTTTGCAGGCCCACGTGTTATCGAACAAACGGTACGCGAAAAACTACCTGAAGGATTCCAACGCAGTGAATTCTTATTGGAGAAGGGCGCGATTGACATGATTGTTGACCGCCGTGAAATGCGTGCAACTTTGGGCCGTATGCTGGCGAAATTTACGGGTCAGCCAAGCCTTGAGCAAGCTGATAGTAGCTCTGTAGAGCAGCCAAAAATTGAAGAGCCGGAAGCTGAGTAA
- the folC gene encoding bifunctional tetrahydrofolate synthase/dihydrofolate synthase yields the protein MSIKSSESHCDNWSLSQWLCYLETIHNQEIDLGLARISQVAERLNIDLSFAKVITVAGTNGKGTTCAFIENYLLSLQQQVAVYSSPHIERFNERLRINKIDVDDQPWIAALTAVEQARAEISLTYYEFTTLAGLLILQQQQPSYIILEVGLGGRLDATNMIDADIAVVTSVDLDHQAFLGNTREAIGFEKAGIFRSNKPAIVGEPDMPASVAKHGEDIGAELLARGVAFNISKQENCWRWQQISAYSVYDDLQLPHIPLDNVATGLMVLTELNVELNVGRINQVIAQTKVAGRTEVFKGKEEDDFKGDIMLDVAHNPHAAKHLAQTINRLGYSKVHAVVGMLKDKDISVTLAELTTSVDAWYFASLSGPRAASAQEINSLVDELALTGNCFDNVEHAFTMAKNKANADELVLVFGSFFTVAEIRPLLVG from the coding sequence ATGAGTATAAAATCATCTGAAAGCCATTGTGATAACTGGTCGTTGTCGCAATGGCTTTGTTATTTAGAAACCATTCACAACCAAGAGATAGATCTTGGACTTGCCCGTATTAGCCAAGTGGCTGAGCGCCTCAACATAGACTTAAGTTTTGCCAAAGTGATCACGGTTGCTGGCACCAATGGCAAAGGAACCACTTGCGCCTTTATCGAGAACTATTTACTGAGTCTGCAACAGCAAGTCGCCGTATACTCTTCACCCCATATAGAGCGCTTTAATGAGCGTTTGCGCATCAATAAAATCGATGTTGACGATCAACCTTGGATCGCAGCATTAACGGCGGTGGAACAAGCACGAGCGGAAATTTCCCTCACTTACTATGAATTTACCACTTTAGCGGGCTTGCTTATTTTGCAGCAACAACAGCCAAGTTACATTATTTTGGAAGTTGGTTTAGGTGGTCGCCTTGATGCGACTAACATGATAGATGCCGATATTGCTGTGGTGACTTCTGTAGATTTGGATCATCAAGCATTTTTGGGGAACACACGCGAAGCCATTGGCTTTGAAAAAGCGGGCATTTTCCGCAGCAATAAACCTGCGATTGTTGGTGAGCCTGATATGCCTGCATCAGTGGCTAAGCATGGCGAGGATATTGGCGCTGAGCTACTTGCCCGAGGTGTAGCTTTTAACATCAGCAAACAGGAAAACTGCTGGCGATGGCAGCAAATTAGCGCTTACAGCGTTTATGACGACCTGCAATTACCACATATTCCGCTAGATAATGTTGCGACAGGGCTAATGGTGCTGACAGAGCTAAATGTCGAGCTTAATGTTGGGCGGATCAATCAAGTTATCGCACAAACCAAAGTGGCAGGGCGTACAGAGGTGTTTAAGGGCAAGGAGGAGGATGATTTCAAAGGCGATATTATGCTTGATGTCGCGCATAACCCTCACGCGGCAAAACATCTAGCGCAAACGATTAACCGCCTTGGTTATAGCAAAGTACATGCTGTCGTTGGTATGCTAAAAGATAAAGATATTAGTGTAACACTAGCAGAGCTGACCACAAGTGTTGATGCTTGGTACTTTGCGTCATTGTCTGGCCCAAGAGCAGCAAGCGCTCAAGAAATCAACAGCTTAGTTGATGAACTTGCACTAACAGGTAATTGTTTTGACAATGTTGAACATGCCTTTACAATGGCAAAAAACAAGGCTAATGCCGATGAGTTGGTATTAGTGTTTGGTTCCTTTTTTACCGTTGCTGAAATAAGGCCATTATTGGTTGGTTAA
- a CDS encoding SPOR domain-containing protein — protein MSTPFQNRLVGTIIVAAALIIFLPDILDGEKESYQADFEAIPQAPKFEGAIAHKAFPEEKLAAIPKSDISDEEPIDDQLATMATAGTANSEQAINGNESDLSTSQVSKNNTTVATPAKKEAKIAMNASTVSKATPKLPPVKKDQYAWVIHLGSFKHKKNVDDLMAKLKGAGYTAFTQPIKTQKGTLTKVIIGPNLHKAELEKAIPKLKSLTSVQGRIAKFKVTK, from the coding sequence TTGTCTACCCCGTTTCAAAATAGATTGGTTGGCACGATAATCGTTGCAGCAGCACTGATCATTTTCTTGCCGGATATTCTTGATGGTGAGAAAGAAAGCTATCAGGCTGATTTTGAGGCGATCCCGCAAGCGCCAAAATTTGAGGGTGCGATAGCACATAAAGCCTTCCCTGAAGAAAAACTAGCTGCAATCCCTAAGTCGGATATTAGCGATGAAGAGCCGATAGATGATCAGCTAGCAACTATGGCAACCGCAGGTACAGCTAATTCCGAGCAGGCGATTAACGGCAATGAGAGTGATTTAAGTACGTCGCAGGTTAGTAAGAACAACACAACGGTAGCAACGCCTGCCAAGAAAGAAGCTAAGATTGCGATGAACGCTTCTACAGTGTCAAAAGCAACGCCTAAATTGCCACCTGTGAAGAAAGACCAGTACGCATGGGTAATTCACTTAGGTAGCTTTAAACACAAAAAGAATGTCGACGATTTAATGGCAAAATTAAAAGGCGCTGGTTACACCGCCTTTACCCAGCCAATTAAAACGCAAAAAGGTACATTAACGAAAGTGATTATTGGCCCTAACTTGCACAAAGCAGAGCTTGAAAAAGCCATCCCTAAGTTGAAAAGCTTAACCAGCGTGCAAGGCAGAATAGCCAAGTTTAAAGTGACTAAATAA
- a CDS encoding FimV/HubP family polar landmark protein, which translates to MLRLLSLCLLQVLIVGLLLASTPSVSAQDTGIRIRGPKSTDVFPHDRYGPITSSDTLWKIALAIRPDPSVTVYQVMQALYEMNPNAFADNNRNHLINGQYLLVPPIEKIRLIDPYIAKNSAVSDDKKWQGKIAKKAEPVVPIKPEELVVKKKDLDAAKGEINQQLQTYDTEQRQKLDTIQRDVLDSIDGLQAILQENEALRQRLANFNDQLTLMQGEVAKGQEVKAQMDSMLQLQKELLVKAEERERQLLLEKQQAELEQQNWMSSLWFKVLMGTLPALLIAGVIAFFIGRKKQAKEEPVEEMTLEKPAAPSDMPPEAPAQEVASEAIEEDLSLDGELSLDDELSIDLTESDDETDDLFSDDIDDLGDDLLNDDLSDEVIHLDDELDELDDLEDISLDDDLEKVEEESEPLESGELDQSMLDDLLSGDDGSEDGDADNKVEEEGEALDGGQLDQSDLDDLLSGLGADDESSAEDEADDLVALEEDSEPLADGELGQDDLDALLSGATDDVADVDAPATTEASTADEIPDGADVTDPDDIDALLDSINDDAPAAPEASAADEIPDGADVTDPDDIDALLDSIGDDAPATPEASAADEIPDGAEVTDPDDIDALLDSINDDAPAAPEATEASAADEIPDGADVTDPDDIDALLDSINDDAPAAPEASAADEIPDGADVTDPDDIDALLDSISGDAPAAPEATEASAADDIPDGADVTDPDDIDALLESINGDTQDKPEAPGANAADEIPDGADVTDPDDIDALLESINGDTPAKPEATEANAADEIPDGADVTDPDDIDALLDSINGDSETPQVSQVDDSDMEITDPDDIDALLNSINGEMGDSGADSDASDAELAADQLAENIDVNDAADIDQLLDSDEEELSEHHAQIEAFTEEYVAPFLNADFSDMHGDDTDAMSEPTATNDTVDEAQPEVTEPEPEVQAEADMAADEMSDDIDIDNLIADVQADLDEEQAEDELDIGDDLLSGIETSDLAAETERSDLDTELEAATDDLQGIENTEVLQDSQDDITADLATDFDESTLSELLNDEKDVDATVELSPDFTDSNVLADLLAEGEAEREEVTEANEIKDIQELDSLDFDELLANIEEESTSSDDDSGFDLSDELDIGDELVIEDSQAHDNPLADELENELEIDLLDDTSQTSQSNENKDDDFVSVDSLLSDSLQPSTSEPYQKTNIDVGLNEFPEFTNDVNDIDVDDDDNGITAKLDLAKVYLEIGDNENAEVILMDVVDNGDAQQQYEAQQLLENLK; encoded by the coding sequence AGACCCTTCAGTGACGGTTTATCAAGTTATGCAGGCTTTGTATGAGATGAACCCAAATGCCTTTGCCGATAACAACCGTAACCACTTAATTAATGGCCAGTATTTACTGGTTCCACCGATTGAAAAAATTCGTCTGATTGACCCTTATATCGCCAAAAATAGTGCGGTAAGCGACGACAAAAAGTGGCAAGGAAAAATTGCCAAAAAAGCTGAGCCAGTGGTACCAATCAAACCGGAAGAATTGGTTGTTAAAAAGAAAGACCTAGACGCAGCTAAAGGCGAAATTAATCAACAACTACAAACCTATGACACCGAGCAGCGTCAAAAACTCGATACTATTCAACGTGATGTTTTAGACTCGATTGATGGCCTTCAAGCGATTTTGCAAGAAAATGAGGCGCTGCGTCAGCGACTTGCTAACTTCAATGACCAATTAACTTTAATGCAAGGTGAAGTGGCAAAAGGGCAAGAAGTTAAGGCACAAATGGACAGTATGCTGCAGCTGCAAAAAGAGTTGTTAGTAAAAGCTGAAGAGCGCGAACGCCAATTGTTGCTAGAAAAGCAGCAAGCCGAGCTTGAGCAGCAAAATTGGATGTCGAGCTTGTGGTTCAAAGTGCTAATGGGTACTTTGCCAGCACTATTAATCGCTGGCGTAATTGCCTTCTTTATTGGCCGTAAAAAGCAAGCAAAAGAAGAGCCAGTGGAAGAAATGACGCTGGAAAAACCAGCCGCGCCATCAGATATGCCACCAGAAGCTCCAGCGCAAGAAGTGGCAAGTGAAGCAATAGAGGAAGACTTATCACTTGATGGCGAGCTGTCGCTTGATGATGAGCTTTCCATTGATCTAACTGAGTCGGACGATGAAACAGATGATTTATTCTCTGATGATATCGACGATCTTGGTGATGACTTGCTTAATGATGATTTAAGCGATGAAGTTATTCATTTAGACGATGAGCTAGATGAACTAGATGACCTAGAAGATATTTCGCTTGATGATGACTTGGAAAAAGTTGAAGAAGAAAGTGAGCCGCTAGAAAGTGGTGAGCTCGATCAAAGCATGCTCGATGATCTGCTTTCGGGTGATGATGGTAGCGAGGATGGTGACGCAGATAATAAGGTAGAAGAGGAAGGCGAGGCACTTGATGGTGGTCAACTAGATCAAAGTGATCTTGACGATCTGCTTTCGGGGCTTGGCGCTGATGATGAAAGCTCAGCTGAAGATGAAGCTGACGATCTAGTTGCTCTAGAAGAAGATAGTGAGCCGTTAGCTGATGGTGAACTGGGACAAGATGACCTTGACGCATTACTTTCTGGTGCGACTGATGATGTTGCTGATGTCGATGCACCTGCTACGACCGAGGCAAGTACTGCTGATGAGATTCCAGACGGCGCCGATGTTACCGACCCAGACGATATTGATGCGCTTTTAGATAGTATCAATGACGATGCACCAGCTGCGCCAGAAGCAAGTGCCGCTGATGAGATTCCAGATGGCGCTGATGTTACCGACCCAGACGATATTGATGCGCTTTTAGATAGTATTGGTGACGATGCACCAGCTACGCCGGAGGCAAGTGCTGCTGATGAGATTCCAGATGGCGCTGAAGTTACCGACCCAGACGATATTGATGCGCTTTTAGATAGTATCAATGACGATGCACCAGCTGCCCCAGAAGCAACCGAAGCAAGTGCCGCTGATGAGATTCCAGATGGCGCCGATGTTACCGACCCAGATGATATTGATGCGCTTTTAGATAGTATTAATGACGATGCACCAGCTGCGCCCGAGGCGAGTGCTGCTGATGAGATTCCAGACGGCGCCGATGTTACCGACCCAGATGATATTGATGCGCTTTTAGATAGTATTAGTGGCGATGCACCAGCTGCGCCAGAAGCAACCGAAGCAAGTGCTGCTGATGATATTCCCGATGGCGCTGATGTTACCGACCCAGACGATATTGATGCGCTTTTAGAAAGCATTAATGGCGATACACAAGACAAGCCAGAAGCGCCCGGAGCAAATGCTGCTGATGAGATTCCAGATGGTGCTGATGTTACCGACCCAGATGATATTGATGCGCTTTTAGAAAGCATTAATGGCGATACACCAGCCAAGCCAGAAGCGACAGAGGCAAATGCTGCTGATGAGATTCCAGATGGCGCTGATGTTACCGACCCTGACGATATTGATGCACTTTTAGACAGCATTAATGGCGACAGTGAGACTCCGCAAGTATCACAAGTTGACGACAGTGATATGGAGATCACCGATCCGGACGATATTGACGCATTGCTTAACAGTATCAACGGTGAAATGGGTGATAGTGGTGCAGATTCTGATGCTAGCGACGCTGAATTGGCAGCCGATCAACTGGCAGAAAATATTGATGTAAATGATGCTGCTGATATCGACCAATTGTTAGATTCTGATGAAGAAGAATTGTCTGAACATCACGCACAAATAGAGGCATTTACCGAAGAATATGTGGCTCCATTTTTAAATGCCGACTTTAGCGACATGCATGGCGATGATACTGATGCTATGTCGGAGCCTACTGCTACTAATGACACAGTTGATGAAGCTCAACCAGAGGTGACAGAGCCAGAGCCTGAAGTGCAAGCTGAAGCTGACATGGCTGCAGATGAAATGTCAGATGACATTGATATCGACAACCTCATTGCCGATGTTCAGGCGGATCTTGATGAAGAGCAAGCTGAAGATGAACTCGATATTGGCGATGACTTGTTATCAGGTATTGAAACCAGTGATTTAGCGGCAGAAACTGAGCGTTCTGATTTAGATACGGAACTTGAAGCAGCTACTGATGACTTGCAGGGCATTGAAAATACCGAAGTATTGCAAGATAGCCAAGATGATATAACTGCGGATTTAGCAACTGATTTTGATGAATCAACCCTGTCAGAATTGCTTAATGACGAAAAAGACGTTGATGCGACGGTAGAACTATCGCCGGACTTTACTGACAGCAATGTACTTGCCGATTTGTTAGCTGAAGGCGAAGCTGAACGAGAAGAAGTCACAGAAGCGAATGAAATAAAAGATATTCAAGAGCTTGATAGCTTAGACTTTGATGAACTGCTGGCCAATATTGAAGAAGAGTCAACATCATCTGATGACGACAGCGGCTTTGATTTATCTGACGAGTTAGATATTGGTGATGAACTTGTGATTGAAGACAGTCAAGCGCATGATAACCCGTTAGCAGATGAGCTGGAGAATGAGTTAGAAATTGATCTGCTTGATGATACAAGTCAAACGTCACAATCAAATGAAAATAAGGACGATGACTTTGTTTCCGTTGATTCTCTGTTATCTGATAGCTTACAGCCAAGTACCAGCGAGCCATATCAAAAAACTAATATCGACGTTGGCTTAAATGAATTCCCAGAATTTACCAACGACGTAAATGATATTGACGTTGATGATGACGATAACGGAATTACCGCTAAATTAGATCTCGCTAAGGTCTATTTAGAAATTGGCGACAATGAAAATGCAGAAGTCATCCTAATGGATGTCGTTGATAACGGTGATGCTCAACAGCAATACGAGGCGCAGCAATTGTTGGAAAACCTTAAATAA